The Blastopirellula retiformator genome includes a region encoding these proteins:
- a CDS encoding ISAs1 family transposase — MSSSAASIQQHFADLTDPRTRKVTYPLVNIVTMSLCAVLGGADDFVAIADWAEDKKEWLSKFLDMSSGVPSHDRFNAILGALKPAELEKCLLSWITALQDITDGQIIAIDGKTLRRSFDAASSKAAIHMVSAWATANHVSLGQVATDAKSNEITAIPKLLEIIEVSGCLVTIDAMGCQKEIAAKIVDAGGDYCLAIKGNQRYLHQAIRDHFVAAMEVDFKKLKVHRHETHEKGHGREESRYYYLCPIDADDFPYASKWKKLKAIGMTINIVKQNGKETSDVRYYIVSKYLTGKRFAEAVRGHWSIENSLHWQLDVTFGEDQSRIRKGNADINFSLLRRTSLSLLKNNKTAKVGVKNKRLKAGRNDAYLLEVLLAT, encoded by the coding sequence ATGTCTTCTTCGGCCGCTTCGATTCAACAGCACTTTGCCGACCTGACCGATCCGCGCACGCGGAAGGTGACTTATCCGCTGGTCAACATCGTCACGATGTCGCTCTGCGCGGTGCTCGGCGGGGCGGACGATTTTGTCGCCATCGCCGATTGGGCGGAGGATAAGAAGGAGTGGCTTTCGAAGTTTCTCGACATGAGCAGCGGCGTCCCTTCGCACGATCGATTCAACGCGATTCTGGGCGCGCTCAAGCCGGCCGAGTTGGAGAAGTGTTTGCTGAGTTGGATCACGGCGCTGCAGGACATTACCGACGGACAAATCATCGCGATCGACGGCAAGACGTTGCGGCGCAGTTTCGACGCCGCCAGCAGCAAGGCGGCGATTCACATGGTCAGCGCCTGGGCGACCGCTAATCATGTGAGCCTGGGTCAGGTAGCGACCGACGCGAAGAGTAATGAGATCACGGCGATTCCGAAATTGCTCGAAATCATCGAGGTTTCCGGCTGTTTGGTGACGATCGACGCGATGGGCTGTCAAAAGGAGATCGCTGCAAAGATCGTCGACGCAGGCGGCGATTATTGCCTGGCGATCAAAGGAAATCAGCGTTACTTGCATCAGGCAATTCGCGATCACTTCGTCGCCGCGATGGAAGTCGACTTCAAGAAGCTGAAAGTCCATCGTCACGAAACGCACGAGAAAGGGCATGGCCGCGAAGAGTCGCGCTACTATTATCTCTGCCCGATCGACGCAGATGATTTTCCGTACGCGAGCAAGTGGAAGAAGTTGAAAGCGATCGGCATGACGATCAACATCGTCAAGCAAAACGGCAAAGAGACAAGCGACGTCCGCTACTATATCGTTAGCAAATACCTCACGGGCAAACGCTTCGCCGAAGCGGTCCGCGGTCACTGGAGCATCGAGAACAGTTTGCATTGGCAACTCGACGTAACGTTCGGCGAGGACCAAAGCCGCATCCGAAAAGGAAACGCCGACATCAACTTCAGCCTGCTGCGAAGAACGAGTTTGAGCCTCTTGAAGAACAACAAAACGGCCAAGGTGGGCGTGAAGAACAAGCGGCTAAAAGCGGGGCGGAACGACGCCTATCTGCTGGAAGTGTTGCTGGCGACGTGA